Proteins encoded by one window of Halobaculum halobium:
- a CDS encoding DUF6663 family protein yields MDERDDPDAVDPWAGDGDWVGAAEGTTTETAAGSATDPADAGGVADGTDAGREGDAEGLGPRRYRVLDRTERALVFVDLDTPDPGPGPEPDEGFEPVRVAAGDDEAVADAVAALEPGHVVTATLRWPDAATEADTGANGDSPLARVESVTVERESRYRFLDDAEPMFEAARDAWRDAAAAGDGMVSRVTRDTDGEPNGALYVFSEAGARDLLGEFRSGTTPLEPLVDRVNDDLDDDGPRAVFVLRPPDGAFVAVYIAFEKDGLLARTVRDTYL; encoded by the coding sequence ATGGACGAGCGCGACGATCCCGACGCGGTCGACCCGTGGGCCGGCGACGGCGACTGGGTCGGAGCCGCCGAGGGGACGACGACCGAAACCGCCGCCGGGAGCGCCACAGACCCCGCAGACGCCGGTGGCGTCGCCGACGGGACCGACGCCGGCCGGGAGGGCGACGCCGAGGGTCTCGGCCCCCGACGCTACCGCGTGCTCGACCGGACCGAGCGCGCGCTGGTGTTCGTTGACCTCGACACCCCCGATCCCGGTCCCGGGCCGGAACCCGACGAGGGGTTCGAGCCGGTCCGGGTCGCGGCCGGCGACGACGAGGCCGTCGCCGACGCGGTCGCGGCGCTGGAGCCGGGGCACGTCGTGACGGCGACGCTGCGGTGGCCCGACGCGGCGACCGAGGCCGACACAGGCGCCAACGGCGACAGCCCGCTCGCGCGCGTCGAGTCGGTGACCGTCGAGCGGGAGAGCCGTTACCGGTTCCTCGACGACGCCGAGCCGATGTTCGAAGCCGCCCGCGACGCATGGCGCGACGCGGCCGCCGCGGGCGACGGGATGGTCTCGCGCGTGACGCGCGACACCGACGGCGAGCCCAACGGCGCGCTGTACGTGTTCAGCGAGGCCGGCGCCCGCGACCTGCTCGGAGAGTTCCGGTCGGGAACGACGCCGCTGGAGCCGCTGGTCGATCGCGTGAACGACGACCTCGACGACGACGGCCCGCGGGCGGTGTTCGTCCTCCGGCCCCCGGACGGCGCGTTTGTCGCCGTCTACATCGCCTTCGAGAAGGACGGGCTGCTCGCGCGGACCGTCCGCGACACGTATCTCTGA
- the cca gene encoding CCA tRNA nucleotidyltransferase produces MTDPDADDPGDNHVAGDDLDAVLEAVRERVTPDAAERERLEAAAADLADRARAAVSELPSPADEADVLTVGSTARGTWLAGDRDIDLFVRFPADLSREELERFGLRVGHAVLPDGEEEYAEHPYVVGTADGFDVDLVPCYGVEAATEIRSAVDRTPFHNDYLVERLTDDLAGDVRALKAFLKGIGVYGSNLRTRGFSGYLTELLVLEHGGARETLEAVADWHPPVRLDPERHGAAEFDDPLVVIDPTDPERNVAAVLSGDNLARLQHHARDLLADPRTDLFSPGEPTALDSASVRGHVARRGTDPLAVAFDAPDIVDDQLYPQLRRSLAGVERELSGLGFDVLRSATFAAEREAAGSDRRAVLLVELADRRLPAIERHEGPPVHVRDHAAGFYDKYAADPDAYGPFVADGRYVVERERDPGARDALAVLDSDRLFAAALGARVESALERGYDVLAGEALAELTDEFGVDFREYFEPAV; encoded by the coding sequence ATGACCGACCCGGACGCCGACGATCCCGGCGACAACCACGTCGCCGGTGACGACCTCGACGCGGTGCTCGAAGCGGTTCGCGAGCGGGTCACCCCCGACGCCGCCGAACGAGAGCGACTGGAAGCCGCCGCCGCCGACCTCGCTGACCGCGCTCGCGCGGCCGTCTCGGAGCTTCCGTCACCCGCGGACGAGGCCGACGTGCTCACCGTCGGCTCCACCGCGCGAGGAACGTGGCTCGCTGGCGACCGCGACATCGACCTCTTCGTTCGGTTTCCGGCCGACCTGTCGCGAGAGGAGCTGGAGCGGTTCGGCTTGCGTGTCGGCCACGCCGTGCTCCCCGACGGCGAGGAGGAGTACGCCGAACACCCGTACGTCGTCGGGACCGCCGACGGCTTCGACGTGGATCTGGTTCCCTGCTACGGCGTCGAGGCCGCGACCGAGATCCGGTCGGCCGTCGACCGCACTCCGTTCCACAACGACTACCTCGTCGAGCGACTCACCGACGACCTCGCGGGCGACGTCCGCGCGCTCAAGGCGTTTCTGAAGGGAATCGGGGTCTACGGGAGCAATCTGCGCACCCGGGGGTTCTCGGGGTACCTCACCGAGTTGCTCGTGCTCGAACACGGCGGCGCTCGCGAGACGCTCGAAGCCGTCGCCGACTGGCACCCGCCGGTCCGACTCGACCCCGAGCGTCACGGGGCGGCGGAGTTCGACGACCCGCTCGTCGTCATCGACCCGACCGACCCCGAGCGCAACGTCGCGGCCGTGCTCTCGGGCGACAACCTCGCGCGGCTCCAGCACCACGCGCGCGACCTGCTCGCGGACCCGCGGACGGACCTGTTCTCTCCGGGCGAACCGACGGCGCTCGACTCCGCGAGCGTTCGCGGGCACGTCGCTCGCCGCGGGACCGACCCGCTCGCGGTCGCCTTCGACGCCCCGGACATCGTCGACGACCAGCTGTACCCCCAGCTGCGCCGCTCGCTGGCGGGCGTCGAACGCGAGCTCTCGGGGCTCGGCTTCGACGTGCTGCGCTCTGCAACGTTCGCGGCCGAGCGCGAGGCGGCCGGTAGCGACCGGCGCGCGGTGCTCCTCGTCGAACTCGCCGACCGCAGGCTCCCCGCAATCGAACGCCACGAGGGCCCGCCGGTCCACGTCCGCGACCACGCGGCCGGCTTCTACGACAAGTACGCAGCGGACCCGGACGCCTACGGCCCGTTCGTCGCCGACGGCCGCTACGTCGTCGAGCGCGAGCGCGACCCCGGGGCGCGCGATGCGCTCGCGGTGCTCGACTCCGATCGACTCTTCGCTGCGGCCCTCGGCGCCCGCGTCGAGTCGGCGCTCGAACGCGGATACGACGTGCTCGCGGGAGAGGCGCTTGCCGAGCTGACCGACGAGTTCGGCGTCGACTTCCGCGAGTACTTCGAGCCGGCGGTCTGA
- a CDS encoding histone deacetylase family protein, whose translation MRFGYSEACLDHDTGDRHPENPDRLRAIKEGLKRKHGVDYVEADPASRAAIDAVHDTDYVDEVVGFCESGGGNWDPDTVASGDTWDAARAAAGQAQWAAAEALAGTPGRDTPFALGRPPGHHAVYDDAMGFCFVNNAAVAAQSALDDLGVDRVAIFDWDVHHGNGTQDIFSDRGDVFYASIHEDGLYPGTGDETEVGEGDGEGATLNVPLPAGAGDADFLLAIDDLLAPVIDRFDPGLLLISAGFDAHRHDPISRMRVSSEGYALMADRVRTLAEDVDAGLGFVLEGGYGLDTLSEGVAMVHETFDGRPPIEPDKDPESKSVPVIEELRERFDLE comes from the coding sequence ATGCGGTTCGGCTACAGCGAGGCGTGCCTCGACCACGACACCGGCGATCGACACCCCGAGAACCCGGACCGCCTCCGCGCTATCAAGGAGGGGCTCAAGCGGAAACACGGCGTCGACTACGTCGAGGCCGACCCCGCCTCGCGCGCCGCCATCGACGCGGTTCACGACACCGACTACGTCGACGAGGTGGTGGGCTTTTGCGAGTCGGGCGGCGGCAACTGGGACCCCGACACCGTCGCCTCCGGCGACACCTGGGACGCCGCGCGCGCGGCCGCCGGGCAGGCGCAGTGGGCCGCAGCGGAGGCGCTCGCCGGTACTCCCGGCCGCGACACCCCGTTCGCGCTCGGTCGACCGCCGGGGCACCACGCCGTGTACGACGACGCGATGGGCTTCTGTTTCGTCAACAACGCCGCGGTCGCCGCCCAGTCGGCGCTCGACGACTTGGGGGTCGACCGCGTCGCGATCTTCGACTGGGACGTTCACCACGGCAACGGGACGCAGGACATCTTCTCTGACCGGGGGGACGTGTTCTACGCGTCGATCCACGAGGACGGACTCTACCCCGGCACCGGCGACGAGACCGAGGTCGGCGAGGGCGACGGCGAGGGGGCGACGCTCAACGTTCCACTGCCCGCGGGCGCCGGAGACGCGGACTTTCTGCTCGCCATCGACGACCTGCTGGCCCCGGTAATCGACCGCTTCGACCCCGGTCTCTTGCTCATCTCAGCGGGCTTCGACGCCCACCGCCACGACCCCATCTCGCGGATGCGGGTCTCCTCGGAAGGGTACGCGCTGATGGCAGACCGCGTTCGCACGCTCGCCGAGGACGTCGACGCCGGGCTCGGCTTCGTTCTGGAGGGAGGGTACGGCCTCGACACGCTCTCGGAGGGCGTCGCGATGGTCCACGAGACGTTCGATGGACGCCCGCCGATCGAGCCCGACAAAGATCCCGAATCCAAGAGCGTGCCGGTGATCGAGGAACTGCGCGAGCGGTTCGACCTGGAGTAG
- a CDS encoding histone family protein produces the protein MTVELPFAPVDDVIRRNAGDLRVSAGAAEELAGRVQRHGASLATDAAEQAAVDGRKTLMPADFGVEQVVDRSTLTLPIAPVDRIARLDIDDSYRVSMDARVALADILEDYADNVARAAALLARHADRRTVQADDIETYFALFEG, from the coding sequence ATGACTGTCGAGTTGCCGTTCGCGCCCGTCGACGACGTCATCCGTCGGAACGCGGGCGACCTCCGGGTCAGCGCCGGCGCGGCCGAGGAGCTGGCCGGACGCGTGCAACGGCACGGGGCGTCGCTGGCGACCGACGCGGCCGAGCAGGCGGCCGTGGACGGCCGAAAGACGCTGATGCCGGCCGACTTCGGCGTCGAGCAGGTCGTCGACCGCTCGACGCTCACGCTCCCTATCGCGCCCGTCGACCGGATCGCCCGCCTCGACATCGACGACTCCTACCGCGTTTCGATGGACGCCCGCGTCGCGCTCGCGGACATCCTCGAGGACTACGCCGACAACGTCGCCCGCGCGGCCGCGCTGCTCGCGCGCCACGCCGACCGCCGGACCGTCCAGGCCGACGACATCGAGACGTACTTCGCGCTCTTCGAGGGGTAG
- a CDS encoding single-stranded DNA binding protein, whose protein sequence is MGAIEDVYDDLDADVPFEEFEAAVEQKVEDMGGLADEETAAMLIAHELRDEEVNSVADIEPGMDDVKFLAKVMAVGEVRTFERDGEDEDGHVLNVEVADGSGRVTISMWDQVAVDAKENLQTGDVLRIMGRPKEGYSGLEVAVDKVEPDPDAEVDVEAVEEYRVEDLTMGASDVDLLGVILDTDTVRTFDRDDGSEGKVSNMTVGDETGRVRVTMWDDMAGRVEELAAGETVEIVDGYVRERDGDLELHVGSRGGIEPVDDEVEYVPETTDIADLELEDVVDIAGGVIETSEKRTFDRDDGSQGQVRNVRIKDETGEIRVALWGDKADRDIGLADRVAFTDVEVQDGWQDDLEASAGWRSSVSVLETADGSAAGGSSAGSADRDDGQGGLDSFDSGGSAATADATATDDGSDAGDGTGGGVVEFTGTVVQAGDPVVLDDGTQTRSVETSAKLRLGEEVTVRGVEEGGTIDADDVF, encoded by the coding sequence ATGGGCGCTATCGAGGACGTCTACGACGACCTGGACGCCGACGTCCCCTTCGAGGAGTTCGAGGCAGCCGTCGAGCAGAAGGTGGAAGACATGGGCGGGCTGGCCGACGAGGAGACCGCGGCGATGCTCATCGCCCACGAACTACGCGACGAGGAGGTGAACAGCGTCGCCGACATCGAGCCGGGGATGGACGACGTGAAGTTCCTCGCGAAGGTGATGGCAGTCGGCGAAGTGCGCACGTTCGAGCGCGATGGCGAGGACGAGGACGGCCACGTGCTCAACGTCGAGGTGGCCGACGGGTCCGGCCGAGTCACCATCTCGATGTGGGATCAAGTCGCCGTCGACGCGAAGGAGAACCTCCAGACGGGCGACGTCCTCCGGATCATGGGTCGCCCGAAGGAAGGGTACAGCGGGCTGGAGGTCGCCGTCGACAAGGTCGAGCCCGACCCCGACGCCGAAGTCGACGTGGAGGCCGTCGAGGAGTACCGCGTCGAGGACCTCACGATGGGCGCCTCCGACGTGGACCTGCTCGGCGTGATCTTGGACACCGACACCGTCCGGACGTTCGATCGCGACGACGGCTCCGAGGGGAAGGTGTCGAACATGACCGTCGGCGACGAGACCGGGCGCGTTCGCGTCACCATGTGGGACGACATGGCCGGCCGCGTCGAGGAACTCGCGGCCGGCGAGACCGTCGAGATCGTCGACGGGTACGTCCGCGAGCGCGACGGCGACCTCGAACTCCACGTCGGCTCCCGCGGCGGCATCGAGCCGGTCGACGACGAGGTGGAATACGTCCCCGAGACGACCGACATCGCCGACCTCGAACTCGAGGACGTGGTCGACATCGCCGGCGGCGTCATCGAGACGAGCGAGAAGCGCACCTTCGACCGCGACGACGGCTCTCAGGGCCAGGTTCGCAACGTTCGGATCAAAGACGAAACGGGTGAAATTCGGGTTGCGCTGTGGGGCGACAAGGCCGACCGGGACATCGGCCTCGCCGACCGCGTCGCCTTCACCGACGTGGAGGTCCAAGACGGCTGGCAAGACGACCTCGAAGCCTCCGCAGGTTGGCGGTCCTCCGTCTCCGTGCTCGAGACCGCCGACGGCAGCGCCGCGGGCGGATCGTCGGCGGGGTCGGCCGACCGCGACGACGGCCAAGGCGGGCTCGACTCGTTCGACTCCGGCGGGTCGGCGGCGACCGCCGACGCGACCGCCACTGACGACGGGTCCGACGCGGGCGACGGAACCGGAGGCGGCGTGGTGGAGTTCACTGGGACGGTCGTACAGGCGGGAGATCCGGTCGTCCTCGACGACGGAACGCAGACGCGGTCGGTCGAGACCTCGGCGAAGCTCCGCCTCGGCGAGGAGGTGACCGTCCGCGGTGTCGAGGAGGGCGGCACCATCGACGCCGACGACGTGTTCTGA
- a CDS encoding DUF309 domain-containing protein: MTTSDAPDEPTRTAALRAGLALYGAGEFHAAHDPWESVWLDLKDGGDDAPESDARDEALFHGLIQFTAAQYHARDRNWSGVDGLAKSAREHFSAVPDDYRGVDVAAVRRALDRLSADPERVERFPAPTVRHGGTASPPSRCRLMPRGVRRRRSQRSTTSTPTRSRTRRGSRARRRPSGAPGSPRCCSTSCAWTRRKNDGWCTTDCRG, translated from the coding sequence ATGACCACCAGCGACGCCCCGGACGAGCCCACCCGGACCGCGGCGCTCCGCGCCGGCCTCGCCCTCTACGGTGCTGGGGAATTCCACGCCGCCCACGATCCGTGGGAGAGCGTCTGGCTCGACCTGAAGGACGGCGGCGACGACGCCCCCGAGTCCGACGCTCGCGACGAGGCGCTGTTCCACGGGCTGATCCAATTCACCGCCGCTCAGTACCACGCCCGCGACCGCAACTGGTCGGGTGTCGACGGGCTCGCGAAGAGCGCCCGCGAGCACTTCTCCGCCGTTCCCGACGACTACCGCGGCGTCGACGTGGCGGCCGTACGCCGCGCGCTCGACCGACTGTCGGCCGACCCCGAGCGCGTCGAGCGCTTCCCCGCGCCGACGGTCCGACACGGGGGGACCGCGTCGCCCCCGAGTCGCTGTCGCTTGATGCCGCGGGGCGTGCGGCGGAGGCGCTCGCAGAGGAGTACGACCTCGACGCCGACGCGGTCGCGGACGCGGCGCGGTTCGCGCGCGAGGAGGAGACCGTCGGGCGCTCCCGGTTCGCCGCGTTGCTGTTCGACCTCCTGCGCGTGGACACGCCGCAAGAACGACGGCTGGTGTACGACCGACTGTCGGGGTTAG
- the azf gene encoding NAD-dependent glucose-6-phosphate dehydrogenase Azf, with the protein MDASVLLTGAGGRVGRAILTGIGGAYDWRLIDREPLAADALPDGVADEDVIVADVTDERAVREAVDGVDAVVHLAGDPRPNAPWDSVLSNNIDGTQTVLEAAVDAGVDRFVFASSNHAVGAYETDERTPDMYRRDDRFRLDGTELPRPSNLYGVSKAAGETLGRYYHDHHDLSVACVRIGNLTKGHPPKEYERGQAMWLSHRDCAHLFDRCLAADYDYEIVYGISDNDRKYYSIERAREALGYDPQDNSAEYTFGGEPKEEAEPDSA; encoded by the coding sequence ATGGACGCATCGGTCTTGCTCACCGGAGCGGGCGGCCGTGTCGGCCGCGCCATCCTCACCGGCATCGGCGGGGCGTACGACTGGCGGCTCATCGACCGCGAGCCGCTCGCCGCCGACGCGCTGCCCGACGGCGTCGCCGACGAGGACGTGATCGTCGCCGACGTGACCGACGAGCGGGCGGTTCGCGAGGCCGTCGACGGCGTCGATGCGGTCGTCCACCTCGCCGGCGACCCCCGTCCGAACGCGCCGTGGGACTCCGTGCTCTCGAACAACATCGACGGCACGCAGACGGTCCTGGAAGCCGCCGTCGACGCCGGTGTCGACCGGTTCGTCTTCGCCTCCTCCAACCACGCGGTCGGCGCCTACGAGACCGACGAGCGCACGCCCGACATGTACCGCAGGGACGACCGATTCCGCCTCGACGGGACCGAACTCCCCCGGCCATCGAACCTCTACGGCGTCTCGAAGGCGGCCGGCGAGACGCTCGGGCGCTACTACCACGACCACCACGATCTGTCGGTCGCGTGCGTCCGCATCGGCAACCTCACGAAGGGCCACCCGCCCAAGGAGTACGAGCGCGGGCAAGCGATGTGGCTCTCTCACCGCGACTGCGCGCACCTGTTCGACCGCTGTCTCGCCGCGGACTACGACTACGAGATCGTGTACGGCATCTCCGACAACGACCGCAAGTACTACTCCATCGAGCGCGCCCGCGAGGCGCTCGGCTACGACCCGCAGGACAACTCCGCGGAGTACACCTTCGGCGGGGAACCGAAGGAGGAAGCCGAGCCCGACTCGGCGTGA
- a CDS encoding dihydroneopterin aldolase family protein, with protein sequence MVTDAQQACFEAGIKFGSLYHQFAGTPVSPRSTRSLETAIAESIENQPYCESVTVAVDDDAVADDIDHENGYTELSGHLMEVSMRITYEGVTVRTRMEMEDGYPLMKLVEVVDAGD encoded by the coding sequence ATGGTCACCGACGCTCAGCAGGCGTGTTTCGAAGCCGGCATCAAGTTTGGCTCGCTGTACCACCAGTTCGCGGGGACCCCCGTTTCTCCGCGGAGCACGCGCTCTCTGGAGACGGCGATCGCCGAGTCGATCGAGAACCAGCCCTACTGCGAGTCCGTGACTGTCGCCGTCGACGACGACGCGGTTGCCGACGACATCGACCACGAGAACGGCTACACGGAGCTCTCGGGGCATCTCATGGAGGTTTCCATGCGAATTACGTACGAGGGCGTCACCGTCCGCACGCGCATGGAGATGGAGGACGGCTACCCGCTGATGAAACTGGTCGAGGTCGTCGACGCTGGCGACTGA
- a CDS encoding DUF5790 family protein yields the protein MAQSTFDDDDLFGEAADEMHEDVAEHLRAAKSTLPSADAIWETDADNVLGALNGLRSALDTGDAVEELRQAKKQYVLGERAGAFEDDDELAAEIEELQELVETLEETHEQVGELTSVVPRIKSDLEEAHAEGVDADADADDAEEAEA from the coding sequence ATGGCCCAGTCTACCTTCGACGACGACGACCTGTTCGGGGAAGCCGCCGACGAGATGCACGAGGACGTGGCGGAGCACCTCCGCGCGGCGAAGTCGACCCTGCCGAGTGCGGATGCCATCTGGGAGACGGACGCCGACAACGTGCTCGGCGCGCTCAACGGGCTCCGCTCGGCGCTGGACACCGGCGACGCCGTCGAGGAGCTTCGACAGGCGAAAAAGCAGTACGTGCTGGGCGAGCGCGCCGGCGCGTTCGAGGACGACGACGAGCTCGCTGCGGAGATCGAGGAGCTGCAGGAACTCGTCGAGACCCTGGAGGAGACACACGAGCAGGTCGGAGAGCTGACGAGTGTCGTCCCCCGAATCAAAAGCGATCTGGAGGAGGCCCACGCCGAGGGCGTCGACGCTGACGCGGACGCCGACGACGCGGAGGAGGCGGAGGCGTAA
- a CDS encoding creatininase family protein: MKLSEATWTEVREADVDAALLPVGSTEQHGPHAPLGTDAMTAEAVAQAAAKRWATADTEATDDGEGTDDAVGSAVAGDLLVAPPVHVGVAEEHRAFDGTLWVSPDTFRAYVRETVESLAHHGIDRIVLVNGHGGNLEALAEVARRVSRDDASDAYAVAFTWFEAVGEHAGRMGHGGPLETAMLRHVAPDLVREERIESARDGGSARWGEWIRGVNLAHDSDEFTDNGVVGDPAEGTAALGEELLDRASEALCDVARAVVERDR, from the coding sequence ATGAAGCTCTCGGAGGCGACGTGGACGGAAGTCCGCGAGGCCGACGTCGACGCCGCGCTGCTTCCCGTCGGGAGCACCGAACAGCACGGCCCGCACGCACCCCTGGGGACGGACGCGATGACCGCGGAGGCCGTCGCCCAGGCGGCCGCCAAGCGGTGGGCGACCGCGGACACAGAAGCGACCGATGACGGAGAGGGGACTGACGACGCGGTCGGCTCCGCCGTCGCCGGCGACCTCCTCGTCGCACCGCCGGTCCACGTCGGCGTCGCCGAGGAGCACCGCGCGTTCGACGGCACGCTGTGGGTGTCACCCGACACCTTCCGCGCGTACGTCCGCGAGACCGTCGAGAGCCTCGCGCACCACGGTATCGACCGGATCGTCCTCGTTAACGGCCACGGCGGCAACCTCGAGGCGCTCGCGGAGGTCGCCCGTCGCGTCTCACGCGACGACGCCTCCGACGCCTACGCCGTCGCGTTCACCTGGTTCGAGGCCGTGGGCGAGCACGCCGGCCGGATGGGCCACGGCGGTCCGCTGGAAACCGCGATGCTGCGCCACGTTGCACCCGACCTCGTCCGCGAGGAGCGGATCGAATCGGCCAGAGACGGCGGCAGCGCGCGGTGGGGAGAGTGGATTCGCGGCGTGAATCTCGCCCACGACAGCGACGAGTTTACCGACAACGGCGTCGTCGGCGACCCCGCTGAGGGCACCGCCGCGCTCGGGGAGGAACTCCTTGACCGCGCGAGCGAAGCGCTGTGCGATGTCGCCCGCGCGGTCGTCGAGCGGGACCGGTAG
- a CDS encoding methyltransferase domain-containing protein, with protein sequence MGILEDKDNARLFYRYFSRVYDTINPYIWDDRMRNQALEWFDADRDDRVLDVGAGTGFATEGLLNHVDEVYALDQSRGQFEQAFEKFGKHGKVNFHMGDAERLPFKDNSFDKLWSSGSIEYWPDPVAALREFRRVVKPGGTVLVVGPDYPKIRLFQQLADAIMLFYGAEEAEEMFRDAGFEEMRHFIQQRHRGSPRAITTVATVPESDDVGED encoded by the coding sequence ATGGGTATCCTCGAGGACAAGGACAACGCGCGGCTGTTCTACCGGTACTTCTCGCGCGTCTACGACACGATCAACCCCTACATCTGGGACGACCGGATGCGCAACCAGGCGCTTGAGTGGTTCGACGCCGACCGCGACGACCGCGTGCTCGACGTCGGCGCCGGGACCGGATTCGCTACCGAGGGACTGCTCAACCACGTCGACGAGGTGTACGCGCTCGACCAGTCGCGCGGGCAGTTCGAACAGGCGTTCGAGAAGTTCGGCAAGCACGGCAAGGTCAACTTCCACATGGGCGACGCCGAGCGCCTTCCGTTCAAGGACAACTCCTTCGACAAGCTCTGGTCGTCGGGGTCGATCGAGTACTGGCCCGACCCCGTCGCCGCCCTGCGGGAGTTCCGGCGCGTGGTCAAGCCCGGGGGCACTGTGCTCGTTGTCGGTCCCGACTACCCGAAGATCCGGCTGTTCCAGCAGCTCGCGGACGCGATCATGCTGTTCTACGGTGCAGAGGAGGCCGAGGAGATGTTCCGCGACGCCGGGTTCGAGGAAATGCGACACTTCATCCAGCAGCGCCACCGCGGCTCACCGCGGGCGATCACCACCGTTGCGACGGTGCCGGAATCAGACGACGTGGGTGAGGACTGA
- a CDS encoding type IV pilin gives MNGETAAEGARSAEVTGRDRATASVVGVALLVLAAVALSATIGAAALSATGAMEPGTGATGSGSGASRSAPANAVVDLAVADGTITLRHRGGDTVDVGRLRVVIRVDGARLRHQPPLPFFAARGFESGPTGPFNPASDDAWSAGESTTLTPAGTNRPRIHPGSRVEVTLFAGSQRLAALSATAT, from the coding sequence ATGAACGGAGAGACAGCGGCCGAGGGCGCTCGGTCCGCCGAGGTGACGGGACGGGATCGAGCGACTGCGTCGGTCGTCGGCGTCGCGCTGCTCGTGCTCGCCGCTGTCGCGCTGTCGGCGACTATCGGCGCGGCAGCGCTGTCCGCGACTGGAGCGATGGAACCGGGCACCGGAGCAACGGGATCGGGATCCGGGGCGTCACGGTCGGCGCCTGCGAACGCGGTGGTCGACCTCGCGGTCGCGGACGGGACGATCACGTTGCGACACCGCGGCGGCGACACGGTCGACGTTGGGCGATTGCGCGTCGTGATCCGCGTCGACGGGGCTCGTCTGCGCCACCAGCCGCCCCTCCCGTTCTTCGCGGCCCGAGGGTTCGAGAGCGGACCAACGGGGCCGTTCAACCCCGCGAGCGACGACGCGTGGTCCGCGGGGGAGTCGACGACGCTGACGCCCGCCGGGACGAATCGCCCGCGGATTCACCCGGGGTCGCGCGTCGAGGTGACGCTGTTCGCCGGCTCGCAGCGACTGGCCGCTCTGAGTGCGACCGCCACGTGA